The Bacteroidales bacterium genome has a segment encoding these proteins:
- a CDS encoding sigma-54 dependent transcriptional regulator codes for MAKTRILIADDEEKIRKVLTCLLEDEDYSVKAVEDGNRAIIAAGTFKPDIVLMDQNMPGKNGIEALLELKEKQPNLTVIIITAFGEVSHAVDAIKKGAYDYLEKPFDNDKLLMLIKRAVEHKRMTDELEQLKQLTSAGKTFQHIIGISSAMKKLIAQAQCVVDTDASVLLQGESGTGKEILAQAIHQASKRRNAPIIAVNCGALPVNLIESELFGHEKGAFTDAREAKPGKFEQASEGTLFLDELGELPLDAQVKLLRVLEDKKVTRVGGLKAIPVNVRIISATNKNLEERVQKGFFRLDLFYRLNVFNIVIPPLRERPEDIPLLTDHFIGIYNKELGTSITGISNQAIELIKNYNWPGNVRELQNSLQSAMILAHEGTITTEHLPVRLRSSRINENQKPITGNGLDDNLKVMQANLEKELILEALMKTNYSRTETARLLKISRKTLFNKMKNYDL; via the coding sequence ATGGCAAAAACCAGGATACTGATAGCGGATGATGAAGAGAAAATCAGAAAAGTACTGACCTGTTTGCTTGAGGATGAAGATTATTCAGTGAAAGCGGTTGAAGACGGAAATCGTGCCATCATTGCCGCCGGTACCTTCAAACCCGATATTGTGCTCATGGATCAGAATATGCCCGGGAAAAACGGCATTGAAGCGCTTCTTGAACTGAAAGAAAAGCAACCTAATCTGACTGTAATCATAATCACAGCATTTGGTGAGGTTTCGCATGCGGTGGATGCAATTAAAAAAGGAGCCTATGATTATCTTGAAAAACCGTTTGATAATGACAAACTATTAATGCTTATCAAACGAGCCGTAGAGCATAAGCGCATGACCGATGAGCTCGAACAATTAAAGCAGTTGACATCCGCAGGTAAAACTTTTCAGCATATTATCGGTATCAGTTCTGCGATGAAGAAACTGATTGCCCAGGCACAGTGCGTGGTTGATACCGATGCTTCAGTGCTTTTGCAGGGCGAGAGCGGAACAGGAAAGGAAATTCTGGCACAGGCTATTCACCAGGCCAGTAAACGGAGAAATGCGCCAATCATTGCAGTAAATTGTGGTGCTTTACCGGTAAATTTAATTGAAAGTGAACTGTTCGGCCATGAAAAAGGAGCTTTCACTGACGCCCGTGAAGCAAAGCCGGGAAAATTCGAACAGGCAAGTGAAGGCACTTTATTCCTGGATGAATTGGGAGAACTGCCTTTGGATGCCCAGGTGAAATTATTACGCGTTCTGGAAGACAAAAAAGTAACCCGCGTGGGTGGACTTAAAGCTATTCCGGTTAATGTAAGAATTATTTCTGCAACAAATAAAAACCTTGAAGAGCGGGTACAGAAAGGATTTTTCAGACTTGATCTTTTTTACAGGCTGAATGTATTTAACATTGTTATACCCCCTCTTCGTGAACGTCCTGAGGATATACCGCTTCTGACCGATCATTTCATCGGCATTTATAACAAAGAACTGGGCACATCTATTACCGGAATCTCAAACCAGGCCATTGAACTTATTAAAAATTATAATTGGCCGGGAAATGTACGCGAATTGCAAAACAGTCTCCAGAGTGCAATGATCCTTGCCCATGAGGGTACCATCACAACTGAACATCTGCCAGTTCGGTTGCGGAGTTCGCGGATTAATGAAAATCAGAAACCAATTACCGGAAATGGCCTGGATGACAATCTCAAAGTCATGCAGGCAAATCTCGAAAAAGAGCTGATCCTTGAAGCCCTGATGAAAACGAATTACAGCAGAACCGAAACAGCACGTCTTTTAAAAATCAGCCGGAAAACGTTGTTTAATAAAATGAAAAATTACGATTTGTAA
- a CDS encoding ABC transporter ATP-binding protein: protein MLQAIDLTKRYEDQQLALDALNLEIKEGEIFFLLGANGAGKTTTINLFLNFIEPTSGKALINGIDVTKDPLESKKFVSYVSENVMLYGNFTARQNLDFFAKLGGKDNLTREDYYMRMREVGLQEEAFEKKVRTFSKGMRQKVGLTIAIIKDAPNILLDEPTAGLDPKAAAELMQILVNLKRQGKSILMCTHDIFRAKSIADRVGIMKEGRLVMVRNRKEFLEDDLEKIYMDYMQEMVIENR from the coding sequence ATGCTGCAAGCCATTGATTTAACAAAGCGTTACGAGGATCAACAACTGGCGCTCGACGCGCTGAACCTCGAGATAAAAGAGGGCGAAATATTTTTCCTTCTCGGTGCTAACGGTGCCGGAAAAACAACTACCATCAATTTGTTTCTCAATTTTATTGAACCCACAAGCGGTAAAGCACTTATAAACGGAATCGACGTGACCAAAGACCCGCTTGAATCCAAGAAGTTTGTCTCGTATGTAAGTGAAAACGTTATGCTCTATGGCAATTTCACGGCCAGGCAGAACCTGGACTTCTTTGCCAAACTCGGTGGAAAAGATAACCTTACCCGTGAAGATTACTATATGCGGATGCGGGAAGTAGGACTTCAGGAAGAAGCTTTTGAAAAGAAAGTAAGAACTTTCTCAAAAGGAATGCGGCAGAAGGTAGGACTCACAATCGCCATTATTAAGGATGCTCCCAATATTCTGCTCGATGAACCCACTGCGGGTCTTGATCCAAAAGCAGCCGCAGAACTCATGCAAATTCTCGTCAATCTGAAACGGCAGGGCAAGTCAATCCTTATGTGCACCCATGATATTTTCAGGGCAAAAAGCATTGCCGACCGTGTGGGAATCATGAAAGAAGGCCGTCTGGTGATGGTAAGAAACCGGAAGGAATTTCTTGAGGATGATCTTGAAAAGATCTATATGGATTATATGCAGGAAATGGTGATAGAAAACCGGTAA
- a CDS encoding ABC transporter permease, protein MLRNLILKELIEITTNSRSIFVLILCIVIIPFSLFISSKQYEREKEAYTEAKHIYEARSSGKSDANFIAEGYIPPSPLKIISEGLSESFPDKIMAYNNQTKELIKDYRIVNPVGSLFGKIDFLNISTVLLSLLVLVFVFNSIIGEKESGTLKLIISNPVPRWKIILSKIAGNYIVFFISFCLGILIGIVILLMTTSIPILSNKYIQSLLLIVLITSFFLFILFNLGIFLSIKSKNSGEAITSSLLFWVFITIIIPKVSPMIAQMIYPIESPSVVDKRISLKGDEINAEYNNSCKKLMHDILLDRGINEYNASPYSDDPNIKSAFDEYNQKLEGINQHLYDRQKREIGTIVKEYEDKKLTQVNISKSISRLSPVSCYTYLVTDLTNTGIGEISNLESNARQFVISSQNDYYKEVCRNYRQYHFEHGYYTGNGAIDMSKVKVPTLNEYIYPTFLSCLSANWIDIVIILFYTILFFALSVFSFIRYDVR, encoded by the coding sequence ATGTTGAGAAATCTGATATTAAAAGAATTAATTGAGATCACCACAAATAGCAGGTCAATATTTGTATTGATATTATGTATAGTAATTATTCCTTTTAGTCTCTTTATTTCCTCAAAGCAATATGAAAGGGAAAAGGAGGCTTATACCGAGGCAAAGCATATATATGAGGCACGTTCCTCCGGTAAAAGTGATGCTAATTTTATAGCTGAAGGATATATCCCGCCTTCACCTCTGAAGATTATTTCAGAAGGATTATCTGAGAGTTTTCCTGATAAAATCATGGCTTATAATAATCAAACTAAAGAACTAATCAAGGATTATAGAATAGTTAATCCTGTTGGCTCACTTTTTGGTAAAATCGACTTTCTGAACATTTCAACTGTATTATTATCATTGCTGGTACTGGTCTTTGTCTTTAACTCAATTATTGGAGAGAAAGAATCAGGAACGCTTAAATTGATCATATCCAATCCGGTACCGAGATGGAAAATTATACTGTCAAAAATTGCAGGTAATTATATTGTATTTTTCATTTCATTTTGTCTTGGGATTTTAATAGGCATAGTAATCCTATTAATGACTACATCTATTCCCATTCTTTCAAATAAATACATACAATCTTTATTATTGATAGTCCTGATTACCTCATTCTTCCTTTTTATTCTCTTTAATCTTGGCATATTCCTTTCCATTAAATCTAAAAACTCCGGCGAAGCAATTACATCATCCTTATTATTTTGGGTATTTATAACAATAATAATTCCTAAAGTAAGTCCAATGATTGCCCAAATGATTTATCCCATCGAATCGCCATCTGTTGTCGACAAACGAATTAGTTTAAAAGGTGACGAAATTAATGCAGAATATAATAATTCATGTAAAAAACTAATGCACGATATTTTACTTGATCGTGGAATAAATGAATACAATGCAAGTCCATACAGTGACGATCCGAACATTAAGTCTGCCTTTGATGAGTATAATCAAAAACTGGAGGGTATAAATCAGCATTTGTATGATCGTCAGAAAAGAGAGATAGGAACCATTGTTAAAGAATATGAAGACAAGAAATTAACACAGGTTAACATCTCTAAAAGTATTTCAAGACTTAGCCCGGTGAGCTGTTATACTTACCTGGTAACGGACCTGACCAACACAGGAATTGGAGAAATTTCAAATCTTGAATCTAATGCCAGGCAGTTTGTTATCAGTTCACAAAATGACTATTATAAAGAAGTATGTCGTAACTACAGGCAATATCATTTTGAACATGGATATTATACCGGTAATGGTGCAATCGATATGTCGAAAGTGAAAGTTCCGACATTAAATGAATACATCTATCCAACATTTTTATCCTGTCTTTCAGCTAATTGGATTGATATTGTAATCATCCTATTTTATACTATTTTATTCTTTGCCCTCAGTGTATTTTCATTTATCCGCTATGATGTACGATAA
- a CDS encoding ABC transporter permease subunit — MFKTLLLKEIHESILNFRFWLVSALCLLLIPFGLYIASKDYLSRLEEYKGEQEKFIIQTQGKINGSTEIEGFFPPSPLSILSSGFRDHLPSKVITSLDGFARTEKKLQDSNLQSVLFGRIDFVFIVTNFLSLLALIFTFGAVSSECEQGTLKLLLSNQLPRWKLILAKILGNYFVFLAPFIMSVIIGLLIVQWVAGVNFLILPWLPDLLFIMFFTLLFLFMFFNLGIWASVISNNTITSIVILLFIWIFFSLGIPRLCPMVAQLISPVKTDDAFRKDYQLLKQNIEDEHDKERGNLFKQLIKENNIEINWENGFPNFYEIAEKKTNYTQLIGPVDNKYKTKLSLELGNLERDYNQSKFHQMAIASNLSRISPVSSYTFLVTELSNTGILEYTNRQEAANKFQFRINQVIYSLYVYKKYVYEGLTTFGTEAKSGKWPTQHTSVPVMTEYNPVPFTMIIQKIWPDIILLIWYTIFFFTGALVSFLRFDVK, encoded by the coding sequence ATGTTTAAAACCCTTCTTCTTAAAGAAATCCATGAATCCATCCTTAACTTCAGGTTCTGGCTGGTATCGGCACTTTGCTTGTTATTGATTCCTTTTGGGCTATATATTGCTTCAAAAGATTATCTGTCAAGGTTGGAGGAATATAAAGGCGAACAGGAGAAATTCATAATCCAAACTCAAGGTAAAATCAATGGAAGTACCGAGATAGAGGGCTTTTTCCCTCCCTCCCCATTAAGTATACTTTCTTCAGGTTTCCGGGATCATCTTCCTTCAAAGGTCATTACTTCTTTAGATGGATTTGCACGAACTGAAAAAAAACTACAGGATAGTAATTTGCAAAGTGTTTTATTTGGGCGAATTGATTTTGTATTTATTGTTACAAACTTTCTGTCATTATTGGCACTCATTTTTACTTTTGGTGCTGTATCATCAGAATGTGAACAGGGAACATTAAAACTTTTATTATCAAATCAGTTACCCCGATGGAAATTAATCCTTGCCAAAATCTTAGGCAACTACTTTGTGTTTCTGGCACCCTTTATTATGTCTGTAATTATAGGACTGTTGATAGTGCAGTGGGTGGCAGGAGTTAATTTTCTCATTTTACCCTGGTTACCAGACCTGCTCTTTATTATGTTCTTTACACTGCTTTTTTTGTTTATGTTCTTCAATTTGGGGATTTGGGCTTCAGTGATTTCCAATAATACTATTACTTCAATTGTCATTTTGCTGTTCATCTGGATATTTTTTTCTTTGGGAATTCCACGTCTATGCCCCATGGTTGCTCAACTAATCAGCCCTGTTAAAACGGATGATGCCTTTCGAAAAGATTACCAATTGCTTAAACAGAATATCGAAGATGAGCATGATAAAGAACGAGGTAACCTATTTAAACAATTAATTAAAGAGAATAATATTGAAATTAATTGGGAAAATGGCTTTCCGAATTTTTATGAAATTGCTGAAAAGAAAACTAATTACACTCAGCTAATTGGTCCTGTTGATAATAAGTACAAGACAAAACTGAGTCTGGAACTTGGGAACCTTGAAAGGGACTACAATCAATCAAAGTTCCATCAGATGGCAATAGCATCAAATCTTTCGCGAATATCACCAGTAAGCAGCTACACTTTTTTAGTTACTGAATTAAGCAATACAGGGATACTTGAGTATACAAACCGGCAGGAAGCAGCAAACAAGTTTCAGTTCAGGATTAACCAGGTCATTTATAGTTTGTATGTGTATAAAAAATATGTATACGAAGGTTTGACTACCTTCGGAACCGAAGCTAAATCAGGCAAGTGGCCTACTCAACATACTTCAGTCCCAGTAATGACCGAGTATAATCCCGTCCCTTTTACCATGATCATTCAAAAAATCTGGCCCGATATTATTCTACTCATATGGTATACGATATTCTTTTTTACCGGGGCTTTAGTGAGTTTTTTGAGATTCGATGTGAAATAA
- a CDS encoding ATP-binding protein encodes MPGKQKTSLPDINRFLSELNESFSIITDLEQLKDNFSARLKELFGTDNILIFLLHPDLNRFLPVNTLTENSRNSAVPYILPTDRMIFWLSVNKTFLDLQNNREVYSFLSDRERELLAGFNTGLIYPFIVMNQVKGLVFIGSNMQHPMLAKSLQQMKVLMDQAGFAFENAYHYTLQKERTRKMYRADRLATLGELAAGAAHEIRNPLTSIRSSIQYLKRKLEQPADLEMADDLIDEVDRINDIIEGMLSFAKPVEPRKETVNFRSLLTQVLQLVSNMTRKKDISIELVFNPLTEQIVADPDQLKQVFINVILNSIQSIEHQNGLIRIEVNESYGQASYNGSLRNYIIEISDNGKGIGPENIERIFDPFFTTKSEGTGLGLSISYGIISRHGGDIELTSELQKGTKVKIKLPA; translated from the coding sequence ATGCCCGGTAAACAAAAGACGTCACTGCCTGATATCAACCGGTTTTTGTCGGAGTTAAATGAGTCTTTTTCCATTATAACCGACCTTGAGCAATTAAAAGATAATTTCTCCGCACGACTGAAGGAACTTTTCGGAACCGATAATATCCTGATTTTCTTATTACATCCGGACCTTAACCGGTTCCTGCCGGTGAATACACTCACTGAAAACAGCCGGAATTCTGCTGTTCCGTATATATTGCCTACCGACAGGATGATCTTCTGGTTATCTGTTAACAAGACATTCCTCGATTTGCAGAATAACCGTGAAGTATATAGCTTTCTTTCCGATCGCGAACGGGAATTGCTTGCAGGTTTTAATACCGGCCTGATATATCCTTTTATTGTAATGAACCAGGTGAAAGGACTTGTTTTTATCGGCAGTAATATGCAACATCCTATGCTGGCTAAAAGTCTGCAACAGATGAAGGTACTGATGGATCAGGCTGGTTTCGCATTTGAGAATGCCTATCATTATACTCTTCAAAAAGAACGGACACGAAAAATGTACCGGGCCGACCGGTTGGCCACACTTGGGGAACTGGCTGCCGGAGCAGCACATGAGATCAGAAATCCATTGACGTCCATCCGGAGTTCAATCCAATATCTTAAAAGAAAACTTGAACAGCCTGCTGACCTTGAAATGGCTGATGACCTTATTGATGAAGTTGACCGGATCAATGATATCATTGAAGGAATGTTATCCTTTGCAAAACCGGTGGAACCCCGAAAAGAGACTGTCAACTTCAGGTCGCTGCTTACCCAGGTTTTGCAGCTTGTTTCAAATATGACACGCAAAAAAGATATTTCAATTGAGTTGGTTTTTAATCCATTAACGGAACAAATCGTTGCAGATCCCGACCAGTTAAAACAGGTTTTTATCAATGTGATCCTAAATTCTATTCAATCCATTGAACACCAGAACGGGCTTATCCGGATAGAAGTTAATGAATCATATGGTCAGGCCTCATATAACGGAAGTTTGCGAAACTACATCATAGAGATAAGTGATAACGGTAAGGGTATCGGACCGGAAAACATTGAAAGGATATTCGATCCGTTTTTTACAACCAAATCGGAAGGTACGGGTCTTGGTTTATCCATTAGTTACGGGATAATCAGCAGACATGGCGGCGATATTGAATTAACCAGTGAACTGCAAAAAGGAACCAAAGTAAAAATTAAACTCCCTGCTTAA
- a CDS encoding NEW3 domain-containing protein, which produces MKKIITLFVSFVVISTAFSQQEDQAGIALDLKKARAAYEIAKQKYDNDKELYDQKAISLSEFNNSKNESLAKEVDYQKLILRLISQQSYIIVEKAIKYQNANGEKRVRLTLRSSTEGNQDYLQQFEQHFDVFTPEMRSAKVYNVFASINNISDNTIIGSPYEIRIPFINNGETAIADFNLLRDAESVQVVLNYNGKKDNKNIYLEKDASANRVDITSSQFAQETDLGSSASYSLDLERFSSSDDVYRFIVVNLPRQVSYDLYDAENNARISQLKFNQGVNIRKLSLKAYLPEREDDLIKIDQPLDFYLIILPNSEYNKISDPAKLTLAEAEKLNSGKIKLELIPKGVGRIMVKAPSLYHEIKTGDSLSMKITVMNDGTRVLDNITITTENPLNWKSVIKPDVIGTLAPGKEQDVTITILPPSDVNVGAQEVKIKTQATANNRTVETEDKTIRIQVEARTPIVGTILLILLLIGVLVGIVVFGIKMSRR; this is translated from the coding sequence ATGAAAAAAATTATCACATTATTCGTTTCATTCGTTGTTATCAGCACCGCCTTCTCGCAGCAGGAAGACCAGGCCGGTATTGCGCTCGATCTGAAAAAAGCCCGTGCTGCCTACGAGATTGCAAAACAGAAATATGATAATGATAAGGAATTATATGATCAGAAAGCCATATCACTTTCCGAATTCAATAATTCAAAAAATGAATCCCTTGCAAAAGAGGTCGATTATCAGAAACTGATTTTACGACTGATCTCTCAGCAATCGTATATTATAGTTGAAAAAGCAATCAAGTATCAGAATGCAAACGGAGAGAAAAGAGTACGTCTTACCCTGAGGAGCTCAACCGAAGGAAACCAGGATTACCTGCAGCAGTTTGAACAGCATTTCGATGTGTTTACGCCTGAAATGCGCTCGGCCAAAGTATATAATGTATTTGCTTCAATTAATAATATTTCCGATAACACCATTATCGGTTCTCCCTATGAAATAAGAATTCCGTTTATTAACAATGGTGAAACGGCGATAGCCGATTTTAACCTGCTCCGTGATGCTGAAAGTGTACAGGTAGTGCTGAATTATAACGGCAAAAAGGATAATAAGAATATCTATCTCGAAAAGGATGCCTCTGCGAACCGGGTCGACATTACATCCTCCCAGTTTGCGCAGGAAACCGATCTTGGTTCTTCAGCCAGTTATAGCCTTGACCTGGAGCGATTTTCCTCGTCCGATGATGTGTACAGGTTTATTGTTGTAAATCTTCCCAGGCAGGTTTCATACGATTTGTATGATGCCGAAAATAACGCCCGTATCTCACAGCTCAAGTTCAACCAGGGAGTGAATATCCGGAAATTGTCGTTGAAAGCTTATTTACCCGAAAGAGAGGATGATCTCATTAAAATCGATCAGCCGCTTGATTTTTATCTTATTATCCTTCCCAATTCGGAATACAACAAGATTTCCGATCCTGCCAAACTTACATTGGCAGAGGCTGAAAAGCTGAATTCGGGAAAGATAAAGCTTGAGCTTATACCTAAAGGCGTAGGCAGGATTATGGTTAAAGCGCCGTCATTGTATCATGAAATCAAAACCGGTGACAGCCTGTCGATGAAAATTACAGTGATGAACGACGGAACGCGTGTGCTCGACAACATCACCATCACAACCGAGAATCCGCTGAACTGGAAATCGGTAATCAAACCGGATGTTATTGGAACTCTTGCCCCCGGAAAAGAACAGGATGTGACGATCACCATTCTTCCGCCGTCTGATGTGAATGTAGGTGCCCAGGAGGTAAAAATCAAAACCCAGGCAACGGCCAATAACAGGACCGTTGAGACGGAAGACAAAACCATACGGATCCAGGTGGAGGCCAGGACACCGATTGTAGGGACTATTTTATTGATCCTTCTGCTTATTGGAGTACTCGTCGGAATTGTGGTATTCGGAATTAAAATGAGCAGGAGGTGA
- a CDS encoding ABC transporter permease subunit: protein MIWHIAKKDFLDNFTSARFVIGFLLCLFLVPYTVYTGSRVYKTRMEQYHRDVKTADEVFSKAQVYGQIIPSVVIPPSPLSIFSKGISEQVGSKISLSNDMAPTFADGITTMYENRFLNRFLSLDFINILAIILSLVGVFLSYDIFSREKETGTLKLLLSHPVKRFDFFMGKVLGILITFVPLLLICYLLVFLILWINPNIDLSANDYLRIIVLFIFSLIYLTFFIFLGSYISSKAKTSSSSLLINLFIWCILVFLWPNSMNYLGKSLSKTENYSVVKLNMSDIDSEFWKKYGELQEQAAKETGIQGHSCNVCSGWNYGMIMMCFTPMEYMKLERRCHELVAPVVLDYADKKWQLQKAYLDELYKQQHVVKYLSCISPAEILKYLSASLCKSDMETHVDYMNQARTYRQQFYDYYKKEAIYSSFNYFTPHKESEIPANWEEAGRMYEEWQKKAKPGSTFDLSTLGYVDINGLPRFVYQNKGIINGLSDHFWLLTGIIVICLLFIWVTYRSFTRYDIR, encoded by the coding sequence ATGATCTGGCATATTGCAAAAAAAGATTTCCTTGACAATTTCACCTCAGCCCGCTTTGTTATAGGGTTCCTGCTCTGCCTGTTTCTGGTTCCCTATACTGTATATACCGGTTCAAGGGTATATAAAACGCGTATGGAGCAATACCACAGGGATGTGAAAACAGCCGACGAGGTATTCTCAAAAGCACAGGTATATGGTCAAATTATTCCCAGTGTAGTAATTCCTCCCAGTCCTCTCTCCATTTTCAGCAAAGGAATTTCCGAACAGGTAGGAAGCAAAATTTCATTATCGAACGACATGGCGCCTACTTTTGCCGATGGAATCACTACCATGTATGAGAACCGGTTTCTGAACCGTTTTCTCAGTCTCGATTTTATAAATATTCTGGCTATAATCCTTTCATTGGTCGGTGTTTTCCTGTCCTATGATATATTTTCACGGGAAAAAGAAACCGGGACATTGAAATTACTATTAAGTCATCCGGTTAAACGGTTTGATTTCTTTATGGGGAAAGTCCTGGGCATTCTTATAACTTTTGTACCCTTGCTGTTGATCTGTTATTTGCTTGTATTTTTAATACTGTGGATCAATCCCAATATTGATCTGTCGGCAAATGATTATTTACGGATAATTGTTTTGTTCATCTTCAGTTTGATCTATCTCACCTTTTTCATTTTCCTGGGCAGTTATATATCAAGTAAGGCCAAAACCTCATCTTCAAGTCTGCTGATCAATCTTTTCATCTGGTGCATCCTTGTTTTTCTCTGGCCTAACAGCATGAATTATTTGGGTAAAAGTCTTTCAAAAACTGAGAATTACAGTGTCGTAAAGTTGAATATGAGCGATATTGACTCTGAATTCTGGAAGAAATATGGTGAACTGCAGGAGCAGGCTGCGAAGGAAACCGGAATACAGGGTCATTCCTGTAATGTATGTTCCGGATGGAATTATGGCATGATTATGATGTGCTTTACTCCTATGGAATATATGAAACTTGAGAGAAGATGTCATGAACTGGTTGCACCGGTTGTATTGGATTATGCCGATAAAAAGTGGCAGCTTCAAAAAGCATATCTCGATGAGCTATACAAGCAACAGCATGTTGTAAAGTATTTATCATGCATTTCTCCTGCCGAAATCCTGAAATATCTGTCGGCTTCACTTTGCAAATCCGATATGGAAACGCATGTCGATTACATGAATCAGGCCAGGACCTATAGGCAGCAATTTTATGATTACTATAAAAAAGAAGCCATCTATTCTTCATTTAACTACTTTACACCGCATAAGGAATCTGAAATTCCCGCTAATTGGGAAGAAGCCGGCCGGATGTATGAGGAATGGCAAAAAAAAGCGAAACCGGGTTCCACCTTTGATCTATCTACTTTGGGTTATGTGGATATAAACGGTTTGCCCAGGTTTGTTTATCAGAACAAAGGAATTATAAACGGTTTGTCAGATCACTTCTGGCTATTGACCGGAATCATCGTTATCTGCCTCCTGTTTATTTGGGTTACATACCGGTCATTCACCAGGTATGATATTCGATAA
- a CDS encoding TolC family protein, protein MRAFLLILFLTLPVMVYSQDTLYLTSQDAIDIALKESYSMRSFDVERKAMQQYFSYYKAMFKPRLDLALNTPIWEESITQIQRAEGLPVYNSTGSIQAGGNIKFTYVLPTGGDLSLTGNMYRENLSTILANDNSKLTTDLFYSYVGVMLNQPIFTKNKLRENLREASFRYQRSEQFYTRAQMDIVYQVTQEFYLLYKCRKQVDIAMEKLRNFEESLRIARLKSKGGRLAQGDEMSAEVSVAQNKAAYLKSVNQLQNEEDKFKQLAGITLDKKIGVITDLRFNHLDLSEEKAIEEALKNRLELKETDMDINLQKIEIDRARREREFKGYISAYYDITGISTTGSGTVGELAQSSFDDMGNRPPNRGVALTLTFPIYDWGRGASKVKEAKLRLESKELFKQDQELTIVREVREIIRSVSESEEQLEIHNRNLDLARQSYHISQMRFENGDISNQELTMEQERLATIQLDYLDAYINYQLAVNDLKRKTMWDFENNRSYSLEERGE, encoded by the coding sequence ATGCGAGCTTTCCTGCTTATTCTGTTTTTGACTTTACCTGTAATGGTTTATTCACAGGATACATTATATCTGACCAGTCAGGATGCCATTGATATCGCTCTTAAAGAAAGCTATTCCATGAGATCCTTTGACGTGGAACGAAAGGCCATGCAGCAGTACTTCAGTTATTACAAGGCTATGTTCAAACCCAGATTGGATTTGGCATTAAACACACCTATCTGGGAAGAATCAATTACTCAAATTCAACGTGCTGAAGGTTTACCGGTATACAATTCAACGGGTTCCATACAGGCTGGCGGGAATATAAAATTCACCTATGTACTTCCTACAGGTGGCGATCTTTCATTAACAGGAAATATGTATCGTGAGAACCTGAGCACGATCCTGGCTAATGATAACAGCAAACTAACAACCGATCTTTTCTATAGCTATGTTGGCGTGATGCTGAACCAGCCGATATTTACAAAAAATAAGCTTCGCGAAAACCTGCGTGAAGCTTCATTCCGGTATCAGCGATCAGAACAGTTTTATACAAGGGCACAAATGGATATTGTGTACCAGGTTACCCAGGAATTTTACCTGCTGTATAAATGCCGGAAACAGGTTGATATAGCCATGGAAAAACTCAGGAATTTCGAGGAATCCCTGCGGATTGCCAGGTTAAAGTCGAAAGGAGGCCGGCTTGCCCAGGGTGATGAAATGAGTGCCGAAGTATCAGTTGCACAAAACAAAGCAGCATACCTGAAATCGGTAAATCAGCTTCAGAATGAAGAGGACAAATTTAAGCAGCTTGCCGGTATTACTCTCGATAAAAAAATTGGTGTGATAACCGATCTCAGGTTTAACCACCTTGACCTAAGTGAAGAAAAAGCAATTGAAGAAGCGCTTAAAAACAGGCTCGAACTGAAGGAAACCGACATGGACATCAACCTTCAGAAAATTGAAATTGACCGCGCCAGGCGTGAAAGAGAATTTAAAGGATACATATCCGCTTACTATGATATCACAGGAATAAGCACAACAGGATCAGGAACTGTAGGAGAACTGGCCCAATCCTCATTTGATGATATGGGAAACCGTCCGCCTAACCGGGGGGTGGCACTGACATTGACTTTTCCTATTTATGACTGGGGAAGGGGCGCCTCAAAAGTGAAAGAAGCAAAACTGCGCCTTGAGTCAAAGGAACTCTTTAAGCAGGACCAGGAATTAACCATTGTGCGCGAGGTACGCGAAATTATCCGGTCCGTTAGCGAATCAGAGGAACAGCTCGAAATTCATAACCGGAACCTCGACCTGGCACGTCAATCGTATCATATCAGCCAGATGCGGTTTGAGAACGGAGATATATCCAACCAAGAGCTGACAATGGAACAGGAAAGGCTGGCAACCATTCAGCTGGATTACCTGGATGCTTATATCAATTACCAGCTGGCCGTAAACGATCTGAAGCGAAAGACGATGTGGGATTTTGAGAATAACCGGAGTTATTCGTTGGAAGAGAGAGGTGAGTAG